In Bacillota bacterium, the genomic stretch GCCTGGAAGCCATCGGCGGCGGTGGGCGGCGGCTCCGGCTCGACTCGCCCTGGGGCCAGGGCGAGGTCCACGTCAGCGACAGCGTCGCCGTGGACGGGGTTTGCCTCACCGTGGAAGAGGCGTCGGGCCGCAGGCTTTCGTTTTCGCTCTCGCCGGAGACGCTTCGCCGCACGACCCTCGGCCGGATCCGCCCCGGAAGCCCCGTCAATCTGGAGCGCGCCCTCACCTGGGGCAAGCCCCTGGGCGGGCACCTGGTGCTGGGTCACGTGGACGGCGTGGGCGGGGTGAGCTGGGTTCGGCCCGCAGGGCAGGGCAAGGAGATGGGTTTTGTCGTACCGAATGAGCTTTTGCCGTTCATCGCGCTGAAAGGCTCGGTGGCCATCAACGGGGTCAGCCTGACGGTAGCCGGGTTACGGGACAGGGAGTTC encodes the following:
- a CDS encoding riboflavin synthase, producing MFSGIVEAVGTVVSLEAIGGGGRRLRLDSPWGQGEVHVSDSVAVDGVCLTVEEASGRRLSFSLSPETLRRTTLGRIRPGSPVNLERALTWGKPLGGHLVLGHVDGVGGVSWVRPAGQGKEMGFVVPNELLPFIALKGSVAINGVSLTVAGLRDREFWVALVPYTLQHTTLGRVAAGDMVNVEVDVLARYVHRQLAMLSAAPGLARPAASITPALLEELGYTAFFSQGGR